The following are from one region of the Arachis duranensis cultivar V14167 chromosome 10, aradu.V14167.gnm2.J7QH, whole genome shotgun sequence genome:
- the LOC127743189 gene encoding nudix hydrolase 14, chloroplastic-like yields the protein MSQLWWFGLVFVVFHCRNAIDSSLFKQWLHNLQSEIGILADGTLALRQVLIQGVDMFGKRIGFLKFKADIYKPVPGIVFARGLAVTVLILLESDGETYAVLTEQARVPTGRIILELPAGMLDDDKGDFVGTAVREVEEETGIKFKLEDMVDLTAFLDSSTGCRFFPSPASIGIDNLNA from the exons ATGTCTCAGTTGTggtggtttggtttggtttttgtTGTTTTCCATTGTAGGAATGCTATTGATTCCTCTTTATTCAAGCAATGGTTGCATAACTTGCAAAGTGAGATTGGGATTCTAGCTGATGGCACCTTGGCTCTGAGACAAGTTCTAATTCAG GGTGTAGACATGTTTGGAAAGCGCATTGGGTTTCTCAAATTTAAAGCTGACATTTATAAGCCA GTTCCAGGTATTGTATTTGCAAGAGGACTTGCTGTGACTGTGTTGATACTTCTGGAATCAGATGGTGAAACTTATGCTGTCCTTACTGAACAG gCAAGGGTTCCTACTGGAAGAATTATTTTGGAATTGCCTGCTGGAATGTTAGATGATGACAAGGGTGATTTCGTTGGCACTGCAGTTCGTGag GTTGAAGAGGAGACTGGCATAAAGTTCAAACTTGAAGACATGGTTGATCTCACTGCTTTCTTGGATTCTTCAACAGGATGCAGATTTTTTCCCTCACCG GCTAGTATTGGAATAGATAACTTGAACGCTTAA